A single region of the Verrucomicrobiota bacterium genome encodes:
- the ruvC gene encoding crossover junction endodeoxyribonuclease RuvC translates to MGISPRQFEQMKQRLSGGRKAVAAPVLGTQLRAPAANHEIILGVDPSLRGTGYGIIQAARPHPRALAFGTIRCPAGWEPSRCLVRIVHELREVLKKHHPAACVIEGLFYAQNLQTALAMGQARGASLVAVAEAGVAIYEIAPRKVKQAIVGYGAAQKLAVAKMVQRMLHLDAPPEADAADALALALAHAQQSSRYSLATPRRI, encoded by the coding sequence ATGGGCATTTCGCCTCGGCAGTTTGAGCAAATGAAGCAGCGTCTGAGCGGCGGCCGGAAAGCAGTCGCGGCCCCGGTCCTCGGCACTCAATTGCGCGCTCCCGCCGCGAATCACGAGATCATCCTGGGCGTCGATCCATCGTTGCGCGGCACGGGCTACGGAATCATTCAAGCCGCCCGGCCGCATCCGCGCGCGCTGGCCTTTGGCACGATTCGCTGTCCGGCGGGCTGGGAGCCGTCGCGCTGTCTGGTCCGGATCGTTCACGAATTGCGGGAAGTCCTGAAAAAGCATCACCCGGCGGCGTGCGTCATCGAAGGACTTTTCTACGCGCAAAACCTGCAAACCGCCTTGGCCATGGGCCAGGCGCGTGGGGCGAGCCTCGTGGCGGTGGCTGAAGCCGGCGTCGCAATCTACGAAATCGCGCCGCGCAAAGTGAAACAAGCGATCGTCGGTTACGGCGCCGCCCAGAAACTGGCCGTCGCCAAAATGGTCCAACGGATGTTGCACCTGGATGCCCCGCCAGAGGCGGACGCAGCCGATGCGCTGGCTCTGGCGCTGGCCCACGCGCAGCAAAGCTCGCGTTATTCGCTCGCAACGCCCCGGCGGATTTGA
- the ruvA gene encoding Holliday junction branch migration protein RuvA: MIAFLHGKLVDVLPTQVTVDVNGVGYDVLIPLSSYDKLPAPGREVRILTHLAVREDAHVLYGFMTEEEREMFRMLINTVSGIGPKIALNVLSGMSVTAFRGAVANGDVKALSQISGVGKKTAERIVVELKDKVGAVGAWEATSARRALSPQDQKVNDAVLALIALGYKQVEAHDAVRATLVLLGPEAGVEELVRASLKKSV; the protein is encoded by the coding sequence ATGATCGCCTTCTTACACGGCAAATTGGTTGACGTTCTGCCGACGCAAGTGACGGTCGATGTCAACGGCGTCGGCTACGACGTGCTCATCCCATTATCCTCCTACGACAAGCTTCCCGCGCCTGGACGTGAAGTGCGCATCCTGACGCATCTGGCGGTGCGCGAGGATGCGCACGTGCTCTACGGATTCATGACCGAAGAGGAGCGCGAGATGTTTCGCATGCTCATCAACACGGTGAGCGGCATCGGCCCGAAAATCGCCCTCAACGTCCTCAGCGGCATGAGCGTCACCGCGTTCCGCGGCGCCGTGGCCAACGGCGATGTCAAGGCGCTCTCGCAGATTTCGGGCGTGGGCAAGAAGACCGCCGAACGCATCGTTGTAGAATTGAAGGACAAGGTCGGCGCGGTCGGCGCCTGGGAAGCGACCAGCGCCAGGCGCGCGCTTTCCCCGCAAGACCAGAAAGTCAACGACGCCGTGCTGGCGTTGATCGCGCTCGGCTACAAACAAGTCGAAGCGCACGATGCCGTGCGCGCGACGCTGGTGTTGCTGGGGCCGGAGGCCGGGGTGGAGGAATTGGTCCGCGCCAGCCTCAAGAAAAGCGTGTGA